The DNA segment TGATCATTTTGGGTGGTTTAACAGTTTACTTATACCGCTTGATCTTAAAAGAATGGTCGCCCTAGTCTTTATGATGCTTGCCCTTTATTTTATATTCAAAGGCAATGTAAAAAGCTCGAATAACAAGATAAAAGAGGAAGAGGGTGGGACATTACAGTAAATCAGCCTATAAAACACGAATATAAGCAATCCATCTGTTCCGGGAGAAATGCTTGCTTTCCGTGGGAACCCTTCACTACAGTGTCTTCACCACGTGTTGTATCCATAGGAGTCTCCCATTTCCCCTCCACTTGTTCTGAAAAAAATGAAAGGCAGACGATCATCTCATCAAATCGTCTGCACGAAAAAGAAATGACAGCCTTAGCAATCGATTATTTCTTTGACTCATCCTTTACATATGGATGGATTAGAAAATACGATCATTGATGAAATTAGAGAGGTATTATTAAGTAAGGCTTAGTTTCTCAGTATCATTTTTGTTCTGAAAATAATAGATTGAGTAGGTGAAAAGGTGGAATTTACAACGGAAAGGCTACACATACGACCGTTTAAAGGAGAAGATCTTGAAGATGTGTTTCAGATCTATTCGAACGAGGACTCATGCCGATATCTTTTGTATTCAGCGTGGACGGTAGAGGACAAACAAGTTCATTTCAAGAAAAAGCTAAACAATCATCTGTTGACTAACGAAAAGCCGCTAAGCTTAGCGGTAGTGATAGGGTCAGAAGTGATTGGTGACCTATCTGTTTGGTATACCGGAATGAAAGATACGGTCGAGATTGGATATAGTTTTGCAAGATCAGCTAGTGGAAAGGGATACGCGAGTGAAGCGGTTAAAGAACTCATACAAAAACTTTTTGCAGAAAAAGATATTCACCGAATTCAAGCTAACTTGGACGCACGAAACGAAGCTTCTTTAAGGCTGTGTGATCGAGTAGGGATGAGAAAGGAAGCTCATTTTATTCAAGATTTCTGGAACAAAGGTGAGTGGACCGATAGTATCGTGTTTGGGATGCTACAGTCTGATCTTAAGAAATAAGGAGAGCTCAAACGAAGCTCTCCTTTTTTTATGTTTCATAGGTAGTTATTTTCACGGGAACAAGTAAGCTAAGTAAACAAATGAAGGAAAAGCTGATGAAACTAAAAGGAAAGGAAGTCACTTGAATGAGTTCTCCAGCAGCTGCGGATCCGACAGTCTGTCCAACTCCTAGTAATAAAAAGGAAAGACTGACTCCCAATGCAGGCATACTTGAAAACTCCCTTGTTCCCCACACAATAAACAAACCTGTCATAAAGATATACGAGGTGCCAAATAGAACAGCAGAAAGGTAAATAAAAGGTGCAGAGGAAATTGTAATAAGGTACATAGAAGCTGCTATAACCACAACCGCAAAAAGATAGGATACTCTAAGACCGAGTTTGGCAATCACCACGCCTGCAATTCCTCCGATCACACCAGATATCCCCATGATTACCCAGAAGAATGAACTCTCATGACTCCCCATACTGTATTGAGCAGTTAGATATGTTCTAGAAAAGGTCCAAAAGATAGATGAACCAATTCCTATAATGAGTGATGCAATCATTAAGTATT comes from the Alkalihalobacillus sp. FSL W8-0930 genome and includes:
- a CDS encoding GNAT family N-acetyltransferase, with amino-acid sequence MEFTTERLHIRPFKGEDLEDVFQIYSNEDSCRYLLYSAWTVEDKQVHFKKKLNNHLLTNEKPLSLAVVIGSEVIGDLSVWYTGMKDTVEIGYSFARSASGKGYASEAVKELIQKLFAEKDIHRIQANLDARNEASLRLCDRVGMRKEAHFIQDFWNKGEWTDSIVFGMLQSDLKK